In Candidatus Falkowbacteria bacterium, one DNA window encodes the following:
- a CDS encoding diacylglycerol kinase, whose translation MNSAQRFLKSVNFAGRGIAKAWHDEPNFRWEIITAFIVILSALLLKVDFIGVAVIILTCSMVIALELINTMIELISDVLKPRLDQYVKYIKDLTAAAVAVAAVGSIGVALFLLLPPIINLLWQ comes from the coding sequence ATGAATTCCGCCCAACGTTTTCTAAAAAGTGTTAATTTTGCAGGTCGTGGCATAGCTAAGGCTTGGCATGATGAGCCTAATTTTCGTTGGGAAATTATTACGGCCTTTATTGTAATTTTATCAGCCTTGTTGCTAAAGGTAGATTTTATTGGCGTGGCTGTAATAATATTGACTTGTTCAATGGTTATTGCTTTAGAGCTGATTAACACCATGATTGAATTGATTAGTGATGTTTTAAAGCCTCGATTGGATCAGTATGTGAAATACATTAAGGATTTAACCGCGGCGGCGGTCGCCGTAGCTGCTGTGGGCTCGATTGGCGTGGCACTTTTCTTGCTATTACCGCCAATCATTAATTTACTATGGCAGTAA
- the nrdR gene encoding transcriptional regulator NrdR has protein sequence MKCPVCYFADTKVVDSRAAADGLSIRRRRECLKCSFRFSTYEEVEILDLTVIKRDGRKESYNREKLIKGLRRAFEKRPITDERFKKLVSLIERDIQALRKSEIISEQVGQIVMKQLKKIDQVAYIRFASVYQSFKDAQTFKRELNKLINSKKK, from the coding sequence ATGAAATGCCCGGTTTGTTATTTTGCTGATACTAAAGTAGTTGATTCACGAGCCGCCGCTGATGGTTTGTCTATTAGGCGTCGCCGAGAATGCTTGAAATGCAGTTTTCGTTTTTCTACTTATGAAGAAGTGGAAATTCTTGATTTAACAGTTATTAAAAGAGATGGTCGTAAAGAAAGTTATAATCGAGAAAAGTTGATTAAAGGTTTACGCCGAGCTTTTGAGAAAAGACCTATTACTGATGAGCGTTTTAAAAAGTTAGTTAGTTTGATTGAAAGAGATATTCAGGCCTTGCGTAAGAGCGAAATAATTTCTGAACAGGTTGGTCAAATCGTTATGAAACAGTTAAAGAAAATTGATCAAGTAGCTTACATTCGTTTCGCTAGCGTGTACCAGTCATTTAAGGATGCTCAGACTTTTAAGAGAGAGTTAAACAAATTAATAAATTCCAAAAAGAAGTAA
- the ftsA gene encoding cell division protein FtsA, with translation MNEKLIAGLDIGSSEIRLVVGQRVDTDAGQKIQIIGAVAMPSEGVSKGIINSIEDTTASISAVLEKTERLLGAPISNVWVGINGPNLKCQSSRGVVAVSRSDSEINQEDVQRVIEAAQALAVPPNYEILHVIPSKFIVDSQEDIKNPVGMTGIRLEVVALIIQNLSSQIKNLTKAIYHTGLSIDDLVFSPLAASNVVVTSKQKELGVAIVNIGSATTSLAVFEEGELLHAAVLPIGSAHITSDIAIGLRCPINLAEKIKVRYGSARSDQFSKKDEIDISDLVQEENLTDEITVISQRYVSEIIEARVEEIFEKIDAELKKIDRSGMLPAGVCLIGGGSKLSDIVEVAKKKLRLPASVGTNRTVATVVDKVNDLEYLTALGLISWGEQLTKFQPSGNFLSKLPLQKTMDKIRNIFSALKP, from the coding sequence ATGAACGAAAAATTAATTGCCGGACTTGATATTGGCTCCTCTGAGATCAGATTAGTCGTTGGTCAGCGAGTTGATACAGATGCAGGACAAAAAATTCAAATTATTGGTGCCGTTGCAATGCCTTCTGAAGGTGTTAGCAAAGGTATTATAAACAGCATTGAAGATACTACGGCATCCATCTCCGCCGTACTTGAAAAAACTGAACGCCTTTTGGGAGCTCCGATTTCTAATGTTTGGGTTGGTATTAATGGACCAAATCTAAAATGTCAGTCTAGCCGCGGCGTCGTTGCCGTGAGCCGTTCGGATAGTGAAATAAATCAAGAAGATGTGCAGCGCGTTATTGAGGCCGCACAAGCTTTAGCTGTTCCACCGAACTATGAGATTCTTCATGTTATTCCTTCTAAGTTTATTGTTGACTCTCAGGAAGACATAAAAAATCCCGTAGGTATGACTGGTATTAGGTTAGAGGTTGTGGCTTTGATTATTCAAAACCTTTCTAGTCAAATCAAGAACCTAACAAAAGCAATTTACCATACTGGTCTAAGTATTGATGATTTAGTTTTCTCGCCTCTAGCCGCTTCTAACGTGGTTGTAACAAGCAAGCAAAAAGAACTAGGCGTGGCTATTGTTAATATTGGCTCGGCTACTACTAGCTTAGCTGTTTTTGAAGAGGGTGAGTTGTTACACGCCGCAGTTTTGCCAATTGGTTCAGCTCACATCACTTCTGACATCGCGATTGGTCTTCGTTGCCCAATTAATTTGGCTGAAAAAATAAAAGTTCGCTACGGCAGTGCTCGCTCTGATCAATTCTCCAAGAAAGATGAAATCGATATTTCTGATTTGGTTCAGGAAGAGAATTTGACTGATGAAATTACTGTTATTTCTCAACGTTACGTTTCTGAAATTATTGAAGCTCGCGTTGAAGAAATATTTGAGAAGATTGATGCTGAGCTTAAAAAGATTGACCGCAGTGGAATGCTACCAGCTGGTGTTTGTTTGATTGGTGGTGGTTCAAAACTATCTGATATTGTTGAAGTTGCCAAAAAGAAATTACGTTTGCCGGCCTCAGTTGGGACTAATCGCACCGTCGCTACGGTCGTTGATAAAGTTAATGATCTTGAATATTTAACAGCTCTTGGTTTAATCTCTTGGGGAGAACAGTTGACCAAGTTCCAGCCTAGTGGTAATTTCTTGAGTAAATTACCTTTGCAAAAAACTATGGATAAAATTAGAAATATTTTCTCTGCCTTAAAGCCATAA
- the ftsZ gene encoding cell division protein FtsZ codes for MAEVKPLVESFAKIKVIGVGGSGGSALNRMIDSGIKGVEFIAINTDVQALHYNKATKKIHIGKNITRGLGAGMNPDLGRQAAEEAQNEIRDALKDAHMVFVTCGLGGGTGTGASPIVAELARDIGALTVAVVTRPFAFEGAQRRQVADRGLAELTDKVDTIITIPNDKILQVIEKKTSILDAFMVVDEVLRQGVQGISELITIPGLINVDFNDVKAVMSGAGSALMGIGQASGENKAIEAAKMAINSPLLEMSIEGARGILFTIVGGAGLTMHEVNEAAKIITSSADEDAKIIFGAVIDPKFKDEIKITVVATGFNGSKRPIGTSSVAPDRSYSPTPFIEETEEHRQPVSKSKASALKIAQAEPAIKKASSEEEDDDELSIPTFIRKKMM; via the coding sequence ATGGCCGAAGTTAAACCATTAGTTGAGAGTTTTGCCAAAATAAAAGTCATTGGTGTTGGTGGATCTGGTGGTAGCGCTTTAAACCGGATGATTGATTCTGGTATTAAAGGCGTTGAGTTTATTGCAATTAATACTGATGTCCAAGCCTTGCATTACAATAAGGCAACTAAGAAAATTCATATTGGTAAAAATATTACTCGCGGTTTAGGTGCCGGTATGAATCCTGACCTCGGTCGTCAAGCAGCTGAAGAAGCACAGAATGAAATTCGTGATGCTTTGAAAGATGCTCATATGGTTTTTGTAACTTGTGGTTTGGGCGGTGGTACTGGAACAGGTGCTTCACCAATCGTAGCTGAACTAGCTCGCGACATTGGTGCTTTAACTGTGGCGGTTGTAACTCGTCCCTTTGCTTTTGAAGGTGCACAACGAAGACAAGTAGCTGATCGTGGACTTGCTGAATTAACTGACAAGGTTGATACGATTATTACTATTCCAAACGATAAAATTTTGCAGGTGATTGAAAAGAAAACTTCTATCCTTGATGCCTTTATGGTAGTTGATGAAGTTTTGCGTCAGGGTGTTCAGGGTATTTCAGAATTAATTACTATTCCAGGTTTGATCAACGTCGACTTTAACGATGTTAAAGCTGTTATGTCTGGTGCTGGTTCTGCTTTGATGGGTATTGGTCAAGCTAGCGGTGAAAATAAAGCAATTGAAGCTGCTAAGATGGCTATCAATTCTCCATTACTTGAAATGTCGATCGAAGGCGCTCGTGGAATTCTCTTTACTATTGTTGGTGGTGCTGGTTTAACTATGCATGAAGTAAATGAAGCCGCTAAGATTATTACTTCATCCGCTGACGAAGATGCCAAGATTATTTTCGGAGCTGTTATTGATCCTAAGTTTAAGGATGAGATTAAGATTACGGTTGTAGCAACCGGCTTTAATGGCAGTAAGCGTCCGATCGGAACTTCTTCGGTTGCTCCTGATAGAAGCTATAGCCCAACACCATTTATTGAAGAAACAGAGGAACATCGTCAGCCAGTCAGTAAATCAAAAGCTTCGGCTTTAAAGATTGCTCAGGCTGAGCCAGCTATTAAAAAGGCTAGTTCTGAAGAAGAAGATGATGATGAGCTATCGATTCCTACTTTTATTAGAAAGAAGATGATGTGA
- the ybeY gene encoding rRNA maturation RNase YbeY, whose translation MAIEIANQTRSNINRSLIERAVKKVLKFAKQEGNVSVVIVGDAAMQKLNKLYRSKNKPTDVLSFSEADSQFPDNTFIGEIVIDWLQIKRQAKILKHSAAWELAFIVIHGMLHLIGYEDETKRGALEMERLGNNLIKKITI comes from the coding sequence ATGGCCATTGAAATTGCTAATCAGACTAGAAGCAATATTAACCGTTCGCTCATTGAGCGAGCGGTTAAAAAAGTTCTTAAGTTTGCTAAGCAAGAAGGTAATGTCTCTGTTGTAATAGTAGGGGATGCGGCAATGCAGAAATTAAACAAACTATACCGAAGCAAAAATAAGCCAACTGATGTTCTTTCCTTTTCAGAAGCCGATAGTCAATTTCCTGATAATACTTTTATTGGGGAAATAGTGATTGATTGGTTGCAGATAAAAAGACAGGCTAAGATTCTGAAGCATTCAGCGGCCTGGGAATTAGCTTTTATTGTTATTCATGGCATGCTTCACCTGATTGGTTATGAAGACGAAACAAAAAGGGGTGCCTTAGAGATGGAGCGTTTAGGTAATAATTTAATTAAAAAAATTACTATATGA